In Tistrella mobilis, one DNA window encodes the following:
- a CDS encoding type II toxin-antitoxin system RelE/ParE family toxin, which translates to MPQVIVTRNAVRGIQRCQAFLAAKAPDAARRAGQTIDRYLVSLASHPDIGRPFSDGSDLRELLIPFGHSGYAALYRHVPGETAVYVLAFRHQKEAGYLLP; encoded by the coding sequence GTGCCACAGGTAATCGTCACCAGGAATGCCGTTCGCGGCATCCAGCGCTGCCAGGCCTTTCTGGCGGCCAAGGCGCCCGATGCTGCGCGACGGGCAGGCCAAACCATAGATCGATACCTGGTGTCGCTGGCTTCTCACCCGGATATCGGTCGCCCGTTCTCCGACGGCTCGGATCTGCGGGAATTGCTGATCCCGTTCGGTCACTCCGGCTATGCGGCGCTCTACCGTCATGTTCCGGGCGAGACGGCCGTGTATGTGCTGGCTTTCCGGCACCAGAAGGAAGCCGGCTATCTGCTGCCTTGA
- a CDS encoding CopG family ribbon-helix-helix protein: MSTSLKIDDDLERRLHEVAGRRRRSVDAVTVEAIRQYVEREEARDDFRREAEASWAAYQTDSLHLTGQEVSDWLNSWGTEGETPAPRCHR, encoded by the coding sequence ATGTCGACCTCTCTCAAGATTGATGACGACCTCGAACGGCGCCTCCACGAGGTAGCAGGCCGCCGCCGTCGCTCCGTCGATGCCGTCACGGTTGAAGCGATCCGGCAATATGTCGAACGCGAGGAAGCCCGCGACGACTTCCGACGGGAGGCCGAAGCCTCCTGGGCCGCGTATCAGACGGACAGCCTGCACCTGACCGGCCAGGAAGTCAGCGATTGGCTGAACAGCTGGGGCACTGAGGGCGAGACGCCGGCGCCGCGGTGCCACAGGTAA
- a CDS encoding GNAT family N-acetyltransferase → MAVYPHGTSPCGTFPRGTFTPLTADTAAMLAAFLAAHADPETRRMAAEPGAAERLVIRNTRTQDPVRDEFWHLDGRLRAVLTSIRTRRPDGRGLVNLVIWCPADDPEALAACLDQALNREALARERDRPEGAACDTRYTPLPGRTEPLALLRARGFRERAGRVRYRRDPAPLRATEVPHADRALARGYATRLITAAEAEACADLFDRVAHIHNRCFGARGDGAGLTGRVIRAALSPPGSGLILASRNDDLAAYLLFTAGHDGLLGSECACLRRHWGSGAADLVCREMITHAWTHGRQAITAWADATNTASRRMLERAGLQLTDSFNHWVRPQTPP, encoded by the coding sequence ATGGCGGTTTACCCCCATGGAACCTCCCCCTGTGGAACCTTCCCCCGTGGAACCTTCACCCCGCTGACCGCCGACACCGCCGCCATGCTTGCAGCCTTCCTCGCCGCCCATGCCGACCCCGAGACGCGCCGGATGGCCGCCGAGCCGGGCGCCGCCGAACGTCTGGTCATCCGCAACACCCGGACGCAGGATCCGGTGCGCGACGAATTCTGGCATCTGGACGGCCGGCTGCGCGCGGTGCTGACCAGCATCCGCACCCGCCGCCCCGACGGCCGCGGCCTCGTCAACCTGGTAATCTGGTGCCCGGCCGACGACCCCGAGGCGCTGGCCGCCTGCCTGGACCAGGCCCTGAACCGAGAAGCCCTGGCAAGGGAGAGGGACAGGCCGGAAGGCGCCGCCTGCGACACCCGCTACACCCCGCTGCCCGGCCGGACCGAGCCTCTTGCTTTGCTCCGCGCCCGGGGGTTCCGGGAACGCGCCGGCCGGGTGCGCTATCGCCGCGACCCGGCCCCGCTTCGTGCCACAGAGGTGCCCCATGCCGACCGGGCCCTGGCGCGCGGCTATGCCACACGGCTGATCACCGCGGCCGAGGCGGAGGCCTGCGCCGATCTGTTCGACCGGGTCGCCCATATCCACAACCGCTGTTTCGGCGCCCGCGGCGACGGCGCCGGCCTGACCGGCCGGGTGATCCGCGCCGCGCTCAGCCCCCCGGGCAGCGGCCTGATCCTCGCCAGCCGGAACGACGACCTCGCCGCCTATCTGCTGTTCACCGCCGGCCATGACGGCCTGCTCGGCAGCGAATGCGCCTGCCTGCGCCGCCACTGGGGCTCCGGCGCCGCCGACCTGGTCTGCCGCGAGATGATCACCCACGCCTGGACCCATGGCCGCCAGGCGATCACCGCCTGGGCCGACGCCACCAACACCGCCTCACGCCGCATGCTGGAACGGGCGGGGTTGCAGCTGACGGACAGTTTCAACCACTGGGTGCGACCGCAGACGCCGCCGTGA
- the lanM gene encoding type 2 lanthipeptide synthetase LanM, producing MAVDLDWSALAAAAASLDERLSGGFAPVDAPDAAARAAAALDLWVEAATAGDRARFDRMLTRRGLTLEAVLPLLGPVRLQAGGALPGWTRHARPLLAALIDGRDGGRPCPAAAWDEIPFAGLLWPAVVEARRARGAPPVGLITETALAALDIALLRALSEVTGQSLFESFDFYRRAGGGPAEEAPEGCGLVAGFAAALRAGPLLNLIAARPVMLRLAATIRGQWIAATGDFLARLAADRGRLDRLIGRGAGRVAAIATELSDPHEGGRRVMVLTFENGARLVWKPRSLAAEAAWHDLVQWCAANGAPVALGAAPVLDCGSHGWMGFVPQAPALTAAGAPDFWRRAGGLLAVMHVLRGSDLHHENVHIVDGVPVPVDLEAMLQPDLALVPAAAAVLCADQAARRRLESSVLAVGLLPREQRLAGRPVRMGALAPVGEETVRLPGWTAVNRDAMAFEVQTVTRPTAGIPITIDGRPAMPGAGAADLVAGYRAMIGFLAAHRGALLAAEGPLAGFAAARIRHVLRPTSYYEQLRQAARHPGAQTDGIAWSRHFERPIRTARWDLGDGPGEDAGWELLAPERAALARDDVPVFTGTGATDGCFAEGREVAKGLLEPAVLPRLAARLDRICAELDMHTGLIRQAMTGADLPALPQPRPWAVPAGGFDPAAARRMVDAIAARLAEDAIRTDGAAAWIGTRISADGQALEPAVLGDDLYDGRIGIALFLAGAAATDEAGRKMPGGLALKALALEALAPLRHRLAAGLPEAADGLQGIGGFDGWGGVVYGLTRIAGLLDRPDLLEDARRAAARITPQAIAADRVFDLIGGAAGAICGLLALYRATGDDAVLARAVACGRHIPADGRAGWPGVAGRALAGQSHGAAGIVQALAALAAATGEAGFAETARQGLAFENRLFDAGRGNWPDLRRPDRITFPVQWCHGATGIGFGRLAALAILDNGVLDDGAAARDLDHAIACSCATADGGRDNLCCGQAGRLSLLIQAARARGDGGLMQLADRRLAAWLARAATPDGFILAGAGRHLRPGLMQGLAGVGQVLLERLSPQVIRPVLALG from the coding sequence ATGGCCGTTGACCTGGACTGGTCCGCCCTGGCCGCTGCGGCGGCCAGCCTCGACGAGCGCCTGTCGGGCGGTTTCGCGCCCGTCGATGCCCCCGACGCGGCGGCGCGGGCCGCGGCGGCGCTGGATCTTTGGGTCGAGGCGGCGACCGCCGGCGACCGGGCGCGGTTCGACCGCATGCTGACCCGCCGGGGGCTGACGCTTGAGGCGGTGCTGCCGCTGCTGGGACCGGTGCGTTTGCAAGCGGGGGGCGCGCTGCCCGGCTGGACCCGCCATGCCCGGCCGCTGCTGGCGGCGCTGATCGATGGCCGGGATGGCGGCCGGCCCTGCCCGGCGGCGGCCTGGGACGAGATCCCCTTCGCCGGGCTGCTCTGGCCGGCGGTGGTGGAGGCGCGCCGGGCCCGGGGCGCGCCGCCCGTGGGGCTGATCACCGAGACGGCGCTGGCGGCGCTGGACATCGCGCTGCTGCGGGCCTTGAGCGAGGTGACCGGACAGAGCCTGTTCGAGAGTTTCGATTTCTACCGCCGCGCCGGCGGCGGGCCGGCAGAAGAGGCACCGGAAGGGTGCGGGCTGGTGGCGGGTTTTGCCGCCGCCCTGCGCGCGGGGCCGCTGCTGAACCTGATCGCCGCCCGGCCGGTGATGCTGCGCCTGGCGGCGACGATCCGCGGCCAGTGGATCGCCGCGACCGGCGATTTCCTGGCGCGGCTGGCGGCGGATCGGGGCCGGCTCGACCGGCTGATCGGCCGCGGCGCCGGGCGGGTGGCCGCGATCGCGACCGAGCTGTCGGACCCGCATGAGGGCGGGCGGCGGGTGATGGTGCTGACCTTCGAAAACGGCGCCCGCCTGGTGTGGAAGCCGCGATCGCTGGCCGCCGAGGCCGCCTGGCATGATCTGGTGCAATGGTGTGCGGCCAATGGCGCGCCGGTGGCGCTTGGGGCGGCCCCGGTGCTGGATTGCGGCAGCCATGGCTGGATGGGCTTCGTGCCCCAGGCGCCTGCCTTGACCGCGGCCGGAGCGCCGGATTTCTGGCGCCGGGCGGGCGGGCTGCTGGCGGTGATGCATGTGTTGCGCGGCAGCGACCTGCATCACGAGAATGTTCACATCGTCGATGGCGTGCCGGTGCCGGTGGATCTGGAGGCGATGCTCCAGCCCGATCTGGCCCTGGTGCCGGCGGCCGCGGCCGTGCTCTGCGCCGACCAGGCGGCCCGGCGGCGGCTGGAAAGCTCGGTGCTGGCGGTGGGGCTGTTGCCGCGCGAACAGCGGCTGGCCGGGCGGCCGGTGCGGATGGGCGCGCTGGCGCCGGTGGGCGAAGAGACCGTGCGGCTGCCCGGGTGGACGGCGGTCAACCGCGACGCCATGGCCTTCGAGGTGCAGACGGTCACCCGGCCGACCGCCGGCATCCCGATCACCATCGACGGCCGGCCGGCGATGCCGGGGGCCGGGGCGGCGGATCTGGTGGCGGGCTATCGCGCGATGATCGGCTTTCTGGCCGCACATCGCGGGGCGCTGCTGGCGGCAGAGGGGCCGCTTGCCGGTTTCGCCGCCGCCCGCATCCGCCATGTGCTGCGCCCGACCAGCTATTACGAGCAGTTGCGCCAGGCGGCGCGCCATCCCGGTGCCCAGACCGACGGCATCGCCTGGAGCCGCCATTTCGAACGCCCGATCCGGACGGCCCGCTGGGATCTGGGCGATGGACCGGGCGAGGATGCCGGCTGGGAGTTGCTCGCCCCTGAACGCGCGGCGCTGGCCCGCGACGACGTGCCGGTCTTCACCGGCACCGGCGCCACCGACGGCTGTTTCGCCGAGGGCAGAGAGGTGGCAAAGGGCCTGCTGGAGCCGGCGGTGCTGCCACGCCTGGCGGCCCGGCTGGATCGGATCTGCGCCGAGCTGGACATGCATACCGGCCTGATCCGCCAGGCGATGACCGGGGCCGATCTGCCGGCGCTGCCGCAGCCCAGGCCCTGGGCGGTGCCGGCCGGCGGTTTCGACCCGGCGGCGGCCCGGCGGATGGTCGATGCCATCGCGGCCCGGCTGGCGGAGGATGCCATCCGCACCGATGGGGCGGCGGCCTGGATCGGCACCCGGATCTCTGCCGATGGCCAGGCGCTGGAGCCGGCCGTTCTGGGTGATGATCTTTACGACGGCCGCATCGGCATCGCCCTGTTCCTGGCGGGGGCGGCGGCGACGGATGAGGCGGGCCGCAAGATGCCGGGCGGGCTGGCGCTGAAGGCACTGGCGCTGGAAGCCCTGGCACCGCTCCGCCACCGGCTGGCGGCGGGGCTGCCCGAAGCGGCCGACGGCCTGCAGGGCATCGGCGGTTTCGACGGCTGGGGCGGGGTGGTCTATGGGCTGACCCGCATCGCCGGCCTGCTGGACCGGCCGGATCTGCTGGAGGATGCCCGCCGCGCGGCGGCCCGGATCACGCCCCAGGCCATCGCCGCCGATCGGGTGTTCGACCTGATCGGCGGTGCGGCCGGGGCGATCTGCGGGCTGCTGGCGCTTTATCGGGCGACCGGTGACGATGCGGTGCTGGCCCGGGCGGTCGCCTGCGGCCGCCATATCCCGGCCGATGGCCGCGCGGGCTGGCCGGGGGTGGCGGGCCGCGCGCTTGCCGGCCAGTCCCATGGTGCGGCCGGCATCGTCCAGGCCCTGGCGGCGCTGGCCGCGGCGACGGGGGAGGCGGGCTTCGCCGAAACCGCGCGTCAGGGGCTCGCTTTCGAAAACCGGCTGTTCGATGCCGGGCGGGGCAACTGGCCCGATCTGCGCCGCCCGGACCGGATCACCTTTCCGGTGCAATGGTGCCATGGCGCCACCGGCATCGGCTTCGGGCGGCTTGCGGCACTGGCCATTCTGGACAATGGGGTTCTGGATGACGGCGCGGCGGCGCGGGATCTGGACCATGCCATCGCCTGCAGCTGCGCCACGGCCGACGGCGGGCGCGACAATCTGTGCTGCGGCCAGGCCGGGCGGCTGTCGCTGCTGATCCAGGCGGCGCGGGCGCGGGGGGATGGCGGGCTGATGCAGCTGGCCGACCGGCGGCTGGCGGCCTGGCTGGCGCGCGCCGCCACGCCCGACGGCTTCATCCTGGCCGGCGCCGGCCGGCATCTTCGCCCCGGGCTGATGCAGGGGCTGGCGGGGGTGGGGCAGGTGCTGCTGGAACGGCTGTCGCCGCAGGTGATCCGCCCGGTTCTGGCCCTGGGGTGA
- a CDS encoding GNAT family N-acetyltransferase, producing the protein MTALTRVDDTTLPAFAAFLMARAAPDVRDYLATTDLRALFLDRQGAEAWLQGAPAAPAAAVTLARAPRHDGCIVVSAQILTAGGGLAAAEACLEAFLDREDRIAPVARLYRITEQTHQPTPAARLAARGFTRMPGLCEYRRPAGPPRPGEFVLADQALGAGYGLALFDDPARPPDRAVADRVAAIHNHTLGARGSVADWTADVVQGRLSQPGSGLIVARRGGEIAGHILFQQMAGGILVIEACLARAHWRSGAIDAMCRLMAERVSAPRGLDVVACADVTNAASRRAMERAGMTLAGEHHLWERHVAAGASLRPGPQDHRRPDDQPRRPDTDGAISSPRQPEM; encoded by the coding sequence ATGACGGCCCTGACCCGCGTCGACGACACCACGCTGCCGGCCTTCGCCGCTTTCCTGATGGCCAGGGCGGCCCCGGATGTGCGGGACTATCTGGCGACCACCGATCTTCGGGCGCTGTTTCTGGACCGGCAGGGTGCCGAGGCCTGGCTGCAGGGTGCCCCCGCGGCCCCCGCGGCGGCGGTGACGCTGGCGCGGGCGCCGCGCCATGACGGCTGCATCGTCGTCTCGGCGCAGATCCTGACCGCCGGGGGCGGGCTTGCGGCGGCGGAAGCCTGTCTTGAGGCGTTTCTGGACCGGGAAGACCGGATCGCCCCGGTGGCGCGGCTCTACCGGATCACCGAGCAGACCCACCAGCCGACCCCGGCCGCGCGGCTCGCCGCCCGGGGCTTCACCCGCATGCCCGGGCTTTGCGAATACCGCCGCCCGGCCGGCCCGCCCCGGCCGGGGGAATTCGTTCTGGCGGACCAGGCGCTCGGCGCCGGCTATGGGCTTGCGCTGTTCGACGATCCGGCACGGCCGCCGGACCGGGCGGTGGCGGACCGGGTGGCCGCCATCCACAACCATACCCTCGGCGCGCGCGGCTCGGTTGCCGACTGGACCGCAGATGTGGTTCAGGGCCGTCTGTCACAGCCGGGAAGCGGGCTGATCGTCGCCCGGCGGGGCGGCGAGATCGCCGGCCATATTCTGTTCCAGCAGATGGCGGGCGGCATCCTGGTGATCGAGGCCTGTCTGGCCCGCGCCCATTGGCGAAGCGGCGCCATCGATGCCATGTGCCGGCTGATGGCCGAACGGGTCTCTGCGCCGCGCGGGCTGGACGTCGTGGCCTGTGCCGACGTCACCAACGCCGCCTCGCGCCGCGCGATGGAGCGCGCCGGCATGACATTGGCCGGCGAACATCATCTCTGGGAACGACATGTGGCGGCCGGGGCGTCGCTCCGCCCCGGCCCACAGGATCACCGCCGCCCGGACGATCAGCCGCGGCGGCCGGACACCGACGGCGCCATATCCTCGCCCAGGCAGCCGGAGATGTAG
- a CDS encoding type II toxin-antitoxin system ParD family antitoxin, producing the protein MNVSIGARWESFVDSVVEEGRYASASEVVREGLRLVEEREARLKALRDTIQAAIAEGGENSADDARRAIAAAVAEIGSDQGSR; encoded by the coding sequence ATGAACGTGTCGATCGGTGCGCGCTGGGAAAGTTTCGTCGACAGCGTGGTCGAGGAAGGCCGCTATGCCTCGGCCAGTGAGGTGGTGCGCGAAGGCCTGCGCCTGGTGGAAGAGCGCGAGGCCAGGCTGAAGGCGTTGCGCGACACCATTCAGGCGGCGATCGCCGAAGGCGGAGAGAACAGTGCTGATGATGCCCGCCGGGCAATCGCTGCGGCGGTGGCGGAGATCGGATCCGATCAGGGCTCACGCTGA
- a CDS encoding type II toxin-antitoxin system RelE/ParE family toxin, translating to MPRLILLTPAVRELAAIAAYVMQRSQDAAMAEAFAADLVMKCEHLASLPGQMGRPRPELAAGLRSFVHRGYVIFFRYIDDRFEVVTVLEGHRDIDGHFFEELPL from the coding sequence GTGCCGCGCCTGATTCTGTTGACCCCAGCCGTGCGGGAATTAGCGGCGATCGCGGCTTATGTGATGCAGCGAAGCCAGGATGCGGCGATGGCCGAAGCCTTCGCCGCTGATCTGGTGATGAAGTGCGAGCATCTGGCCAGCCTGCCCGGCCAGATGGGCCGGCCCCGGCCCGAGCTGGCCGCAGGCTTGCGCAGCTTTGTCCATCGCGGCTATGTCATCTTCTTCCGCTATATCGACGACCGGTTCGAGGTGGTGACCGTGCTGGAAGGCCATCGCGACATCGACGGGCATTTTTTTGAAGAGCTGCCGCTCTGA
- a CDS encoding glycoside hydrolase family 3 protein: MAAALMALVLTAGGAGAAGTVRPEIWPVPARALAADPVLEARIDALLGRMTLEEKVGQTIMADVAEVTPADLARWPLGALFAGGNSSPGGTGLVPRERWLATADAYHAASLARSGIPVIWGTDAVHGHNRLIGATVFPHNIALGAAGDPDLVRRVGRAIAAEVAATGLDQSFGPTLAVARDARWGRAYESFGSDPALVARLAGAAIEGLQGPVGADFLQDGRVIATAKHFIGDGGTTKGIDRGDTQLPEVALRDIHGAGYPPALAAGVQMVMASFSSWNGAALHGHHGLLTRVLKDRMGFDGILLGDWDGHAALPGCTPGSCPAAMTAGLDMFMAATDWRGLFQDTVRRVQTGEIPAARLEDAVRRILRVKLRYGLFDRPAPSERAAGLPEPGAAAHRALAREAVRRSLVLMKNAGDLLPLPADIRVGVTGPGADDIGMQSGGWTLDWQGGTGRNDLFPGATSIFGGIAQAVTRAGGSAELAPDGRFATRPDVVIAVFGETPYAEMAGDRPDLDFGRSDGGRAQAMLQNLKAAGLPVVSVFLSGRPLFVGPELAASDAFVLAWLPGSEGAGVSDVLFRTADGTIAHPVTGRLPMAWPMEGEEVRIPE; this comes from the coding sequence TTGGCCGCAGCCCTGATGGCGCTGGTGCTGACGGCCGGCGGTGCCGGGGCGGCCGGGACGGTGCGGCCGGAGATCTGGCCGGTGCCGGCGCGGGCGCTGGCGGCCGATCCGGTGCTGGAGGCGCGGATCGATGCCCTTCTGGGCCGGATGACGCTGGAGGAAAAGGTCGGCCAGACGATCATGGCCGATGTGGCGGAGGTGACCCCCGCCGATCTGGCGCGCTGGCCGCTGGGGGCGCTGTTCGCCGGGGGCAATTCCTCCCCCGGCGGGACCGGGCTGGTGCCGCGCGAGCGCTGGCTGGCGACGGCGGATGCCTATCATGCGGCATCGCTGGCACGCAGCGGCATTCCGGTGATCTGGGGCACCGATGCGGTGCACGGCCACAACCGGCTGATCGGCGCCACGGTCTTTCCGCACAACATCGCGCTGGGGGCCGCGGGCGACCCTGATCTGGTGCGCCGGGTGGGCCGGGCGATCGCGGCCGAGGTGGCGGCGACCGGCCTGGACCAGAGCTTCGGCCCGACGCTGGCGGTGGCCCGCGATGCCCGCTGGGGGCGTGCCTATGAAAGCTTCGGCAGCGACCCCGCTTTGGTCGCGCGGCTGGCGGGGGCGGCGATCGAAGGGTTACAGGGGCCGGTGGGAGCCGATTTCCTGCAAGATGGCCGGGTGATCGCCACCGCCAAGCATTTCATCGGCGATGGCGGCACCACCAAAGGCATTGATCGCGGCGATACGCAACTGCCAGAAGTTGCGCTGCGCGACATCCACGGCGCCGGCTATCCGCCGGCCCTGGCCGCCGGGGTGCAGATGGTGATGGCCTCGTTTTCATCGTGGAACGGCGCCGCGCTGCACGGCCATCACGGGCTGCTGACCCGGGTGCTGAAGGATCGGATGGGCTTCGACGGCATCCTGCTGGGCGATTGGGACGGCCATGCCGCGCTGCCGGGCTGCACCCCGGGCAGCTGCCCCGCGGCGATGACCGCCGGGCTGGACATGTTCATGGCCGCCACCGACTGGCGGGGGCTGTTTCAGGATACGGTCCGGCGCGTGCAGACCGGCGAAATCCCGGCGGCGCGGCTGGAGGATGCGGTGCGGCGGATCCTGCGGGTCAAGCTGCGCTATGGGCTGTTCGACCGGCCCGCCCCGTCGGAACGCGCCGCCGGCCTGCCCGAACCGGGGGCCGCAGCCCATCGCGCCCTGGCGCGCGAGGCGGTGCGCCGCAGCCTGGTCTTGATGAAGAATGCCGGCGATCTGCTGCCCTTGCCCGCCGATATCCGCGTGGGCGTGACGGGGCCCGGCGCCGATGATATCGGCATGCAATCCGGCGGCTGGACGCTGGACTGGCAGGGCGGCACCGGCCGCAACGACCTGTTCCCCGGCGCGACCTCGATCTTCGGCGGGATCGCGCAGGCCGTGACCCGTGCCGGCGGCAGCGCCGAACTGGCGCCCGACGGCCGCTTCGCCACCCGCCCGGACGTGGTGATCGCCGTCTTCGGCGAAACCCCCTATGCCGAAATGGCCGGCGACCGCCCGGATCTGGATTTCGGCCGCAGCGACGGCGGCCGGGCACAGGCGATGCTGCAAAATCTGAAGGCAGCGGGCCTGCCGGTCGTCAGCGTCTTCCTGTCGGGCCGGCCCCTGTTCGTGGGCCCTGAACTGGCGGCATCGGACGCCTTCGTTCTGGCCTGGCTGCCCGGCAGCGAGGGCGCGGGCGTGTCGGACGTGCTGTTCCGGACGGCCGACGGCACCATCGCCCATCCCGTCACGGGCCGTCTGCCGATGGCCTGGCCGATGGAGGGCGAAGAGGTCCGGATTCCGGAATGA
- a CDS encoding RNA polymerase sigma factor, producing MTLDQLLVDSQTELRRYLRQRFGCDMLAAEAVQDACVRLSGTARPAIGTVRHPRAYIFRVATNIALDILRRETRERRRFVALDDAPEAVEVPVPSVERSIEQRERLALLRGAIDELPPRCREVFVLHKLDGLSHTDVADRLGISRNMVEKHVIRAMRHFRDRLDAAGHES from the coding sequence ATGACGCTCGATCAACTGCTCGTCGACAGCCAGACGGAACTGAGGCGCTATCTGAGACAGCGCTTCGGATGCGACATGCTGGCGGCAGAGGCCGTGCAGGACGCCTGCGTCCGGCTGTCGGGCACGGCCCGGCCGGCGATCGGGACGGTGCGTCATCCGCGTGCCTATATCTTCCGGGTCGCGACCAATATCGCACTCGACATCCTGCGTCGCGAAACGCGCGAACGCCGCCGGTTCGTTGCGCTGGACGATGCGCCCGAGGCGGTGGAGGTGCCGGTGCCGTCGGTGGAACGCAGCATCGAGCAGCGTGAACGCCTGGCCCTGCTGCGCGGTGCCATCGACGAGCTGCCGCCACGCTGTCGCGAGGTTTTCGTGCTCCACAAGCTCGACGGGCTGAGCCATACCGATGTCGCCGACCGGCTGGGGATCAGCCGCAACATGGTGGAGAAGCACGTCATCCGCGCCATGCGCCATTTCCGGGACCGTCTGGACGCCGCCGGCCATGAGAGCTGA
- a CDS encoding FecR family protein, whose translation MAGEHSSPQGDGQDGRPAPVDEEQGWELYARATSGDDPDGRAARAWADWRRLSPAHETIARRIESVWSDADALAVEVADRPAEGRQRRAAVVLKALAASVLAAAVIGYGALATRGHWQGAIRSLTHDVATGVGERRELLLADGSRMMLDAASAVDLAMAGERRDVILARGRLLVDVARDPDRPFTVTAGTVRAMVLGTSFTVERRPSGTVSVAVLRGRVQVAVPHERPEDPGRYPLGPGDRLTFGHGDVALDRIDPDRIAAWTRGVLLIDGRRLDDAVAMIDAYRGGASFIPEADLAGMRVSASLNLDGGGDAALDRLAAALGLVAHHLPGGPVVITRR comes from the coding sequence ATGGCCGGCGAGCATTCCTCTCCCCAAGGCGACGGACAAGACGGCCGGCCGGCTCCTGTCGACGAGGAGCAGGGCTGGGAACTCTATGCCCGCGCCACCTCGGGCGATGACCCCGACGGCCGCGCAGCCCGTGCCTGGGCCGATTGGCGGCGCCTGTCTCCCGCTCACGAAACCATCGCCCGCCGCATCGAAAGCGTGTGGTCGGACGCAGACGCCCTGGCGGTGGAGGTGGCCGACCGGCCGGCAGAGGGGCGGCAGCGGCGTGCTGCCGTGGTGCTCAAGGCGCTGGCCGCATCGGTGCTGGCGGCGGCGGTGATCGGCTATGGCGCGCTCGCCACCCGCGGCCATTGGCAGGGGGCGATCCGGAGCCTGACCCATGATGTCGCAACCGGCGTGGGCGAGCGGCGCGAGCTGCTGCTGGCCGATGGCAGCCGCATGATGCTGGATGCGGCCTCGGCCGTGGATCTTGCCATGGCGGGCGAGCGGCGCGATGTGATCCTGGCCCGTGGCCGGCTGCTGGTGGACGTGGCCCGCGATCCCGACCGTCCCTTCACCGTGACCGCCGGCACGGTTCGCGCCATGGTGCTGGGTACCAGTTTCACGGTGGAGCGCCGGCCCAGCGGCACGGTCTCGGTCGCCGTGCTTCGTGGCCGGGTACAGGTGGCGGTTCCTCACGAGCGGCCTGAAGACCCCGGCCGCTACCCGCTGGGGCCGGGGGACCGGCTGACCTTCGGGCATGGCGACGTGGCGCTGGACCGGATCGATCCCGACCGGATCGCAGCCTGGACCCGCGGCGTGCTGCTGATCGACGGCCGCCGGCTGGATGATGCGGTGGCGATGATCGATGCCTATCGCGGCGGCGCCAGTTTCATCCCCGAGGCCGATCTGGCCGGCATGCGGGTGAGCGCCAGCCTCAATCTCGACGGCGGCGGCGATGCCGCACTCGACCGCCTGGCGGC